CACTTGATCAAAGAGGCCGAGGTTGACGTTTCGCTGGTTAAAGACGACTACATTTTGAAGGGTTCGATCGACCTTATCGAAGGTGAGAATGGAACGGTCGAGATAATCGATTTTTTAAGTCTGGCGACAAACCGGACATCAACTCAAACGATGAGATCACTAGGAAGATGCTTGAGCAGTACCGCAGGCAGCTCGAAGTTTACGGACATTTGGTCGAAGAACGAACCGGACATAAGGTAAGCCGACTGCATCTTTATTATCCAAAAGAGGAATCCGGAAGTCCGTACGTTACATTTGAATACGAAAAGAATCACATCGATGAAACCATTCGCACTTTCGACACGGTCGTCAGCAAGATCGAGAAAAAGGATTTTACAATCGACCCTAAAATGAAAACCGAAAAACTGTGCGGCAACTGCGACATGCGTTATCACTGCAATCCGAAGAAATACGAGTAAAAGATGGCCAAAGACAGAGTTTTAGGATCGGAATTCGAGAAGCCGATCGAAACGGTTGAACAGTATAAATTCG
The DNA window shown above is from Chloracidobacterium sp. and carries:
- a CDS encoding Dna2/Cas4 domain-containing protein; this encodes MNSNDEITRKMLEQYRRQLEVYGHLVEERTGHKVSRLHLYYPKEESGSPYVTFEYEKNHIDETIRTFDTVVSKIEKKDFTIDPKMKTEKLCGNCDMRYHCNPKKYE